The nucleotide window AGATACGGCTGACGCGCGATCATCTCGGCCGGCGGCCGCCAATCCGGCCATTCAGCCTTGCGGGTGATGGTCTGCACGCCCGACCAGGTGAAGCCTTCCCGGCCGACGCCGACACCGTAGCGAATCGCCCTGCCGCCGCCGAGCACGTAGTACAAATAGGTATTTGCAGTATCGATCACGATCGTGCCGGCCGGCTGATTGGTCTGATACGACACCACGGTCCGGCGCAACCGATCGGGAAGCTGCCCATCCTCGCCAGCATCTGGAATGGCCTCGCGTTCGGACGGCAGCAGCATCTCCTCGTCGGCAATGAACGGACCGGCCTGCGGCACGGCCGCATAGCCGAGCGTCTGCGCAGACGCCGCGCCGGAAGGCAACGCACCAGCGAGCAGCACGGCGGCGACACCGACGAGCCATGGACGAATTCCGCGCGACAGCGACCCGTCGGCATCGGAGGTCTTCGAAACGGCAATCATGATTGCGTCCCCGCTTGTTAGTTGCAGCCTCTCGCTGCGCTGCTGACAAACGTCGTCCGGTCCAAAACCGTTCCGCCCCACCCCTCCGGAGGCGGCCGGAACGGCATCGGAACTTTCCGCCTCAGCGGTGGTTTAGTGCGCACGCCCGCGTCGCATCGCCGGCTCGATTCGGTCCAGCCGCCGGGGGGGTCTTTTGCGCGTTCTTCCAGCCGAACCGCCGGGCACCCCGCTCCCCGACAGTGCCGACGACCGTCCCCCCCTGATCAGGCGCACCGAAGTTGTCGCATTCAGCCTGGTGTCGCTGCTGCTGATCTTCCTGATCGGCCTGCTCTATGTCGGAAAGCCGTTCTTCCTGCCGATCGTCACCGCTTTCGTCGTCGGCACGATGCTGTCGCCGATGGCGAGCCTGTTCGAGCGCTGGCATATCCCGCGCGGCGTCAGCGCAGTGCTGATCGTGCTGGCCGGCCTCGCCGGGGTCGTGTTCATGATCGGACTGATTTCGGTGCCGCTGATCGAATGGACCAACCGGCTGCCGGAGCTCGGCTCGCTGATGCGGGACAAACTGCACGTGCTGGACAAGCCGGTGGCGATGTGGCGACAGCTACAAACCGCGCTCGGCGGCGCCGAGGCGCTCGCCCCGGCGACGGTCCAGATGCCGAAGCTCGACTGGATGCAGCCCACCGTCGAGTTTCTCTCCCCCACCCTCACCGAGTTGGTGCTGTTTCTGGTGACGCTGGTGTTGTTCGTGGCGAGCTGGCGAGGCCTGCGGCGGGCGCTGGTGATGCTGTTCGCGGGCCGCGATGCTCGGCTGCGCACGCTGCGGATCCTGAACGAAATCGAGGAGAGCCTCGGCGCCTATCTGTTGACGGTAACGGTGATCAATCTGTGCTACGGCGCCGCGACCGGCCTGCTGTTGGCCGCGGCCGGCATGCCCAACCCGGCCGGCCTGGGTGCGCTGGCGGCGACGCTGAACTTCATTCCGATCATCGGTCCTTTCGTGATGTTCGTGATCCTGTGCGTGGTCGGAATCGTCAGCATGCCGACGCTCGGCGCCGGGCTGCTCGCGGCATTCGGCTTCGCCTGCCTGACCTTCATCGAAGGCCATTTCATCACCCCGACCATCATCGGGCGCCGGCTGGCGCTGAACGCGCTGGCGGTGTTCATCGCAATCGCATTCTGGACCTGGCTGTGGGGACCGATGGGTGCCTTCCTCGCCTCGCCCTTGCTGATCGTCGGACTGGTACTGAAGGAGCATCTGCTCCCGGTGAATTCGCCGCAGCTACCCGACAGCCACTGAGACCGCCTCGCCGCGGGGAGGCGGAAACGCGAACATCCGCCCAACGGGGCGGATGCGGCTTTCAGTCGTACACTTAAATAAACGGAGCGCCGTCAGGCGAGGCAGCGGCCAGGCGCGAGCTGCTTGGCGGCTTCGGTGAGAACGCTCACCACCGGCTCGCAAGCCACGATCGGCTTAGGTGCCATCGCGGGCTTGTTCAGCGCCGGAGCGCGTAGCGCCCCACCGATCTGCTGCTGCGGGACCCGGACCAGAACGGATTGACCGATCAGGGTCACCGCGACGGTCTGCCCTGGCTGGGACTCACTGATCGCGCCGGCGCGATCGGCCTTGCCGGAGCGATTGACGTCCTGCGTCGGCACGGCGGATGCCTGCCGAAGCAACATCGTGCGGCCGAGATCCTCGCCGACCGCCAGTTGCGCCGCACCCAGCGTCCCGGTGATAGCAAGGGCGCCCAGAATTCCCCGCACAATGTGTGACATGATGATTTGCCGCTTTTGTTGTAGCCGGCGTTTGTGCCGCTTTCCCTGTGCGGCGCCGCCACTACGTCATTCGCAGCGCCCGCAATGAT belongs to Rhodopseudomonas palustris and includes:
- a CDS encoding L,D-transpeptidase, whose protein sequence is MIAVSKTSDADGSLSRGIRPWLVGVAAVLLAGALPSGAASAQTLGYAAVPQAGPFIADEEMLLPSEREAIPDAGEDGQLPDRLRRTVVSYQTNQPAGTIVIDTANTYLYYVLGGGRAIRYGVGVGREGFTWSGVQTITRKAEWPDWRPPAEMIARQPYLPRFMAGGPGNPLGARAMYLGSTTYRIHGTNDPATIGKFVSSGCIRLTNEDVEDLFNRAGVGTRVVVLPKSASRPVEARTTPRPARQAMNISISSID
- a CDS encoding AI-2E family transporter; translation: MRVLPAEPPGTPLPDSADDRPPLIRRTEVVAFSLVSLLLIFLIGLLYVGKPFFLPIVTAFVVGTMLSPMASLFERWHIPRGVSAVLIVLAGLAGVVFMIGLISVPLIEWTNRLPELGSLMRDKLHVLDKPVAMWRQLQTALGGAEALAPATVQMPKLDWMQPTVEFLSPTLTELVLFLVTLVLFVASWRGLRRALVMLFAGRDARLRTLRILNEIEESLGAYLLTVTVINLCYGAATGLLLAAAGMPNPAGLGALAATLNFIPIIGPFVMFVILCVVGIVSMPTLGAGLLAAFGFACLTFIEGHFITPTIIGRRLALNALAVFIAIAFWTWLWGPMGAFLASPLLIVGLVLKEHLLPVNSPQLPDSH